A portion of the Micromonospora vinacea genome contains these proteins:
- a CDS encoding poly(ethylene terephthalate) hydrolase family protein encodes MVKLAAAGIAAVVGLFTITVATGSASAADNPYQRGPDPTQASVTAVNGPFANTSVSVPTGYGFNGGRIYYPTDTSQGTFGAIAISPGYTALFSAELAWMGPWLASHGFVVIGIETNSRNDFDTARGTQLLAALDYLTQQSPVRDRVDPSRLAVAGHSMGGGGALSAATRRPSLKAVVGIAPYSPSSNLANDRVPTMIFSGQADTVVTPSYATGLYNSLPATTESVYLEVAGADHGFMVGRSNPVMVRTMLPFVKMFIDNDTRYSQFLCPLLDSSGVVTYRSTCPLLPSTPTTPTPTPTDPPTTPPGSASEIVGTQSGRCLDVPNASRNNGTRVQLYDCNKQTNQAWTYTSSKQLQVYGTMCLDAAGTANGAAVQIYSCHSQTNQQWNLNSNGTISNVQSGRCLDTWSTTNGAQIQLYDCHGRTNQQFRLAALAR; translated from the coding sequence ATGGTCAAGCTCGCCGCGGCCGGGATCGCCGCCGTCGTCGGGTTGTTCACCATCACCGTGGCGACCGGGTCGGCGTCGGCCGCCGACAACCCGTACCAGCGGGGCCCGGACCCCACGCAGGCCAGCGTCACCGCCGTGAACGGCCCCTTCGCCAACACCTCGGTCAGCGTCCCGACCGGGTACGGCTTCAACGGCGGCAGGATCTACTACCCGACCGACACCAGTCAGGGCACCTTCGGTGCCATCGCGATCTCGCCGGGTTACACAGCGTTGTTCTCCGCCGAACTCGCCTGGATGGGACCGTGGCTGGCCTCCCACGGCTTCGTCGTGATCGGCATCGAGACCAACAGCCGCAACGACTTCGACACCGCCCGAGGCACCCAGTTGCTCGCCGCACTGGACTACCTCACCCAGCAGAGCCCGGTACGTGACCGGGTCGACCCCAGCCGGTTGGCGGTCGCCGGTCACTCCATGGGCGGCGGTGGCGCGCTGAGCGCAGCCACCCGCCGCCCGTCGTTGAAGGCAGTGGTCGGCATCGCGCCGTACTCGCCGTCGTCGAACCTGGCCAACGACCGGGTGCCCACCATGATCTTCTCTGGGCAGGCGGACACGGTGGTCACCCCGTCCTACGCCACCGGCCTGTACAACAGCCTCCCGGCTACGACGGAGAGCGTCTACCTGGAGGTCGCCGGTGCCGATCATGGCTTCATGGTCGGACGGTCGAACCCGGTGATGGTCCGGACCATGCTGCCGTTCGTCAAGATGTTCATCGACAACGACACCCGGTACAGCCAGTTCCTCTGCCCACTGCTGGATTCCAGCGGCGTGGTCACCTACCGCAGCACGTGCCCGTTGCTGCCCTCGACACCGACCACCCCCACGCCGACCCCCACCGATCCGCCGACAACCCCACCCGGCTCGGCCTCCGAGATCGTCGGCACGCAGTCCGGTCGGTGCCTCGACGTACCCAACGCCTCCCGTAACAACGGCACCCGGGTCCAGCTCTACGACTGCAACAAGCAGACCAACCAGGCATGGACCTACACCTCCAGCAAACAACTGCAGGTGTACGGCACCATGTGCCTCGACGCGGCTGGAACCGCCAACGGCGCCGCCGTGCAGATCTACAGCTGCCACAGCCAGACCAACCAACAGTGGAACCTCAACTCCAACGGCACCATCAGCAACGTCCAGTCCGGACGTTGCCTCGACACCTGGAGCACCACCAACGGAGCCCAGATCCAGCTCTACGACTGCCACGGACGAACCAACCAGCAGTTCCGACTCGCCGCCCTCGCACGATGA
- a CDS encoding GNAT family N-acetyltransferase, with the protein MAKVVTYLEMNDPTDLRPGKVVPELLLRRVDGGLPLVRATNAQVGAPYGWRSASRTDEEWQELVRCRPLRQYWFITLEDETVGVANLEPQSDGDVEITAFGLLPEYVGRGLGGHALTLTIRQAWGSEAVESPAVRRVWLHTCSLDHPNALRNYQRRGLTVYRTEVEAE; encoded by the coding sequence ATGGCGAAGGTTGTCACCTACCTGGAGATGAATGACCCCACGGACCTGCGACCGGGGAAGGTGGTGCCGGAACTTCTTCTGCGGCGCGTCGACGGTGGCCTGCCGCTCGTGCGTGCCACCAATGCTCAGGTCGGAGCCCCTTACGGGTGGCGGAGTGCGTCTCGCACTGACGAAGAGTGGCAGGAGCTGGTGCGGTGTCGTCCGCTGCGCCAGTACTGGTTCATCACGCTGGAGGACGAGACCGTGGGGGTTGCGAATCTGGAACCCCAGTCTGACGGAGATGTGGAGATCACCGCGTTTGGGCTGTTGCCCGAATATGTCGGGAGGGGTCTCGGTGGCCATGCGCTGACGTTGACCATCCGGCAGGCCTGGGGCAGTGAGGCCGTGGAGTCTCCAGCGGTACGCAGGGTTTGGCTGCACACATGTTCCTTGGACCATCCGAATGCACTGCGCAACTATCAGCGACGCGGCTTGACCGTCTACCGCACCGAGGTCGAAGCCGAGTAA
- a CDS encoding response regulator transcription factor yields the protein MTTIVLADDEALLRTALAALLPMEGDITVLAEAQDGQTAIAATLRHRPDVLVIDLEMPGVDGLGAVAEIRRERPEQVILMLTRHARPGVLRKALKLGVQGFVSKSAEPAHITSVIATLHAGKRWIDPDVSALAVTEDCPLTDREVDVLRVTGEGYSVVDIAARLHLAPGTVRNYLSNAMRKTQTRTRHEAARYAREHDWL from the coding sequence ATGACCACAATCGTGCTCGCCGACGACGAGGCACTGCTGCGCACGGCCCTGGCGGCGCTGCTGCCGATGGAGGGCGACATCACTGTGCTCGCCGAGGCGCAGGACGGCCAGACAGCGATCGCTGCCACCCTGCGACACCGCCCCGACGTGCTGGTCATCGACCTGGAGATGCCGGGCGTGGACGGCCTGGGCGCGGTCGCCGAGATCCGCCGCGAGCGACCGGAGCAGGTGATCCTCATGCTGACCCGGCACGCCCGCCCCGGCGTGCTGCGTAAGGCGCTGAAGCTCGGCGTCCAGGGCTTCGTCAGCAAGTCCGCCGAGCCGGCCCACATCACCTCGGTCATCGCGACCCTGCACGCGGGAAAACGCTGGATCGACCCGGACGTGTCCGCGCTCGCCGTCACCGAGGACTGCCCGCTCACCGACCGTGAAGTCGACGTCCTGCGGGTCACCGGCGAGGGCTACTCGGTCGTCGACATCGCCGCGCGGCTCCACCTCGCTCCGGGCACCGTCCGCAACTATCTGTCCAACGCGATGCGTAAGACCCAGACCCGGACCCGCCACGAAGCGGCCCGCTACGCCCGCGAACACGACTGGCTGTAG
- a CDS encoding sensor histidine kinase translates to MTGRSPRFTESTQGRLRRLNLATSLPPVVFAAAVLLYTDARTWWHVVVLAPGAVAGVVAFERWTANDLARVALPCLVVAAAVWPLGVLVVGSPNAYWGFCAVGSLALREVRRHRKLVVAGLFTYVAAVGAARLLVQRDDVGHVLVTYVLIPTALTVIVTVFTVVGERFYDLIRELEQTREREAELAVVRERVRFASDLHDIQGHTLHVVKLKIALAQRLLLNDTARAEKELRETYTLVSDTIAQTKELAYAQRRLNLTAEIENAKNLFEAAGIRVRVTREAEVDARVSELLGQVLRETTTNILRHAQATQVQITLTASGITIVNDGVTATTAPELRGLAALRQRVAGDGGDLTVEQKDQRFLTAAVFPPARADAAPTVTGKDRR, encoded by the coding sequence GTGACCGGGAGATCGCCGCGCTTCACCGAGTCGACGCAGGGAAGGCTGCGCCGGCTCAACCTGGCCACGTCACTGCCGCCGGTGGTGTTCGCCGCGGCGGTCCTGCTCTACACCGATGCGCGTACCTGGTGGCACGTCGTCGTCCTGGCGCCGGGGGCCGTGGCGGGCGTGGTGGCCTTCGAACGGTGGACGGCCAACGACCTCGCCCGGGTCGCGCTGCCCTGCCTGGTCGTAGCGGCAGCGGTCTGGCCGCTCGGGGTCCTGGTGGTTGGCAGCCCCAACGCCTACTGGGGTTTCTGCGCCGTCGGCTCGCTTGCCCTGCGCGAGGTGCGACGACACCGGAAGCTGGTGGTGGCGGGACTGTTCACCTACGTCGCCGCCGTCGGCGCGGCGCGGCTGCTGGTGCAGCGGGACGACGTCGGTCACGTCCTGGTCACCTACGTCCTCATCCCGACCGCCCTCACCGTCATCGTGACGGTCTTCACCGTGGTGGGCGAGCGGTTCTACGACCTCATCCGGGAGCTCGAACAGACCCGGGAACGCGAGGCGGAGCTGGCAGTGGTCCGGGAGCGCGTGCGGTTCGCCAGCGACCTGCACGACATCCAGGGCCACACCCTGCACGTGGTCAAGCTGAAGATCGCCCTCGCCCAGCGACTGCTGCTCAACGACACCGCTCGGGCGGAGAAGGAACTGCGGGAGACGTACACGTTGGTCAGCGACACCATCGCGCAGACCAAGGAACTCGCCTACGCGCAACGGCGGCTCAACCTCACCGCGGAGATCGAGAACGCGAAGAACCTGTTCGAGGCCGCCGGCATCCGGGTCCGGGTGACCCGGGAGGCCGAGGTCGACGCCCGCGTCAGCGAACTGCTCGGGCAGGTGCTGCGGGAGACGACCACCAACATCCTGCGGCACGCGCAGGCCACCCAGGTGCAGATCACGCTCACCGCGTCGGGCATCACCATCGTCAACGACGGCGTGACCGCCACCACGGCCCCCGAGCTCAGGGGACTGGCGGCGCTGAGGCAACGGGTGGCAGGCGACGGAGGCGACCTGACGGTGGAACAGAAGGACCAGCGGTTCCTGACCGCAGCGGTCTTCCCACCCGCGCGGGCCGACGCGGCCCCGACCGTCACGGGAAAGGACCGCCGATGA
- a CDS encoding ABC transporter ATP-binding protein, protein MSTTPVIEVERLNLTYGDFHAVKDLSFEVRPGELYALLGTNGAGKTSTLEVVEGHRRPTSGTVRVFGRSPDDRRAVRPRMGVMLQESGFSPDLTVRESVGLVGRLTRRTDDVDRVLDLVDLTGRARRKVSQLSGGEKRRLDFATAVYGTPELIFLDEPTTGLDIQSRDAVWATVDRLRENGATIVLTTHYLEEAQQRADRIGLMHEGAFHREGTVSELTRTLPAVIRFSLPASAPTLPVRAAVDADGKAVVETFELQRDLHLLLGWAQDHSVELRDLAAGPTRLDDVFRAINS, encoded by the coding sequence ATGTCCACCACACCTGTCATCGAAGTCGAGCGGCTGAACCTCACCTACGGCGACTTCCACGCCGTGAAGGACCTCTCCTTCGAGGTACGGCCCGGAGAGCTCTACGCGCTGCTGGGCACCAACGGAGCTGGAAAGACCTCGACCCTGGAGGTTGTCGAGGGACACCGGAGGCCAACCTCGGGCACCGTACGCGTCTTCGGGCGCAGCCCCGACGACCGGCGAGCGGTACGTCCCCGAATGGGCGTCATGCTCCAGGAGAGCGGATTCTCCCCGGACCTCACAGTCCGTGAGTCCGTCGGTCTGGTCGGCCGGCTCACCCGACGCACCGACGACGTCGACCGGGTGCTCGACCTGGTCGACCTCACCGGCCGGGCCCGCCGCAAGGTGTCGCAGCTGTCCGGCGGGGAGAAGCGGCGGCTGGACTTCGCCACCGCGGTCTACGGCACCCCGGAGCTGATCTTCCTGGACGAGCCGACCACCGGCCTCGACATTCAGTCCCGCGACGCCGTCTGGGCGACGGTGGACCGGCTGCGGGAGAACGGCGCGACCATCGTGCTCACCACGCACTACCTGGAGGAGGCACAACAGCGCGCGGACCGGATCGGGCTGATGCACGAGGGCGCCTTCCACCGGGAGGGCACCGTCTCCGAGCTGACCCGAACACTGCCCGCGGTCATCCGCTTCTCCCTCCCGGCATCGGCGCCGACGCTGCCGGTGCGGGCCGCCGTCGACGCGGACGGGAAGGCCGTCGTCGAGACCTTCGAGCTGCAGAGGGACCTGCACCTCCTACTCGGCTGGGCGCAGGACCACAGCGTGGAGCTGCGCGACCTGGCGGCGGGGCCGACCCGGCTCGACGACGTCTTCCGTGCCATCAACAGTTGA
- a CDS encoding ABC transporter permease — protein sequence MLSIASSELIQLFRNRLVLITSLIIPVVVSAYFVRQHETFADIGSLGYIAAIVMFTIAAFGLYATAVTTLASRRQNLFLKRLRSTAASDTSILAGLLLPVVVLAVVQVTAILTALAVVAGGPANVALLVVATIAALAMLIGLALATAGLTNSPEHAQVTTLPVTLGVIAVTTWVGISGTENLAWLKRLLPGGAATELTMNAWNGGVAVTDSLLLLAPTLAWVAIAVALATRLFRWEPRR from the coding sequence GTGTTGTCCATCGCGTCCAGCGAACTGATCCAACTCTTCCGCAACCGACTGGTGCTGATCACCAGCCTCATCATCCCGGTAGTCGTCAGCGCGTACTTCGTCCGTCAGCACGAGACCTTCGCCGACATCGGGAGTCTCGGCTACATCGCCGCGATCGTCATGTTCACGATCGCCGCGTTCGGGCTCTACGCCACCGCCGTCACCACCCTGGCCTCCCGGCGGCAGAATCTCTTCCTCAAGCGGCTGCGCTCCACCGCCGCAAGCGACACGAGCATCCTCGCCGGGCTGCTGCTGCCCGTGGTCGTGCTCGCCGTGGTGCAGGTGACAGCGATCCTGACCGCCCTGGCCGTGGTCGCCGGCGGACCGGCGAACGTCGCCCTGCTGGTGGTGGCGACCATCGCGGCCCTGGCCATGCTGATCGGCCTCGCGCTGGCCACCGCCGGGCTGACGAACTCCCCCGAACACGCCCAGGTCACCACCCTGCCCGTCACACTCGGGGTGATCGCCGTGACCACCTGGGTGGGCATCTCCGGCACCGAGAACCTCGCCTGGCTCAAGCGACTCCTGCCCGGCGGCGCCGCCACCGAACTGACCATGAACGCCTGGAACGGCGGCGTCGCCGTAACCGACTCCCTGCTCCTGCTCGCACCCACCCTCGCCTGGGTCGCCATCGCCGTCGCCCTCGCCACCCGACTCTTCCGCTGGGAGCCCCGCCGATGA
- a CDS encoding GOLPH3/VPS74 family protein, whose protein sequence is MTTEPQFDAPTLVEDLLLLLFQPRSGTIAGENTLFYVLGGAVLADLALGDHLTTEARGRVRSVAGHPPSDGLLRPAWDYLAEKPRGVQTALAAVGPALRKPVLERLIERGDIVQEPRKVLGLFRTTALREGRTERRGRLLADVRQILVDGAQPQARVAALAALLSASGTLPQFHREIPWTSSVISRAKELERGDWGADAAAAAVTRTVTATVVNSAIVAITVLPRS, encoded by the coding sequence ATGACCACCGAACCCCAGTTCGACGCCCCGACCCTGGTGGAAGATCTCCTACTGCTTCTGTTCCAACCCAGATCCGGGACCATCGCGGGAGAGAACACGCTCTTCTACGTCCTCGGCGGTGCCGTCCTCGCGGATCTCGCCCTCGGCGATCACCTGACCACGGAGGCCCGGGGGCGGGTCAGAAGCGTGGCGGGTCACCCACCGTCGGATGGCCTCCTACGCCCGGCCTGGGACTACCTCGCCGAGAAACCGAGGGGTGTGCAGACGGCACTGGCCGCGGTCGGTCCCGCCCTGCGCAAGCCGGTGCTGGAGCGGCTCATCGAACGAGGCGACATCGTTCAGGAGCCCCGTAAGGTGCTCGGCCTGTTCCGGACGACGGCCCTGCGGGAGGGCAGGACCGAACGACGGGGCCGTCTGCTCGCCGACGTTCGGCAGATCCTCGTGGACGGCGCGCAGCCGCAAGCCCGTGTCGCCGCGCTCGCGGCGCTGCTCTCGGCGAGCGGGACGCTCCCGCAGTTCCACCGCGAGATTCCGTGGACGTCATCGGTGATCAGCCGGGCCAAGGAACTCGAGCGGGGCGACTGGGGTGCCGACGCTGCGGCGGCAGCCGTGACCCGCACCGTGACGGCCACCGTCGTCAACAGCGCCATCGTGGCCATCACCGTGCTTCCTCGAAGCTAG
- a CDS encoding extracellular catalytic domain type 1 short-chain-length polyhydroxyalkanoate depolymerase codes for MSSPAPVSPAGSKPTRRVRRRWLRIVSGVLVAVVAAVSVGVAALQLGLPWQMGEGDRNHVYDGDAGSQRYQVHLPPQHDGTARLPVVMAIHGCAMTGYGWNSMKSTTQFNRLADREGFIVVYPTQLISRNVIACWNSTDPREQHRDSGEPALLAGVARQVVEKYGADPDRVHVAGASSGAGTAVILAVTYPDVFATATSVAGGEYGLDQVDPNNPDSTSPLDTARQAWAQMGERARRVPLLVIQGEQDEVVPPLVATRLVAHWTAVGDLVDDGLPNNSLDLTEETVSVPAEAGRHAYTHSTITAPDGSSIVESYRVQDMGHAWPGPDGDGRYTDHAGPDASEIVWRFAERHPMR; via the coding sequence GTGAGCTCCCCGGCTCCCGTATCGCCTGCTGGCAGCAAGCCCACCCGGCGGGTGCGACGGCGCTGGCTGCGGATCGTCTCCGGCGTCCTCGTAGCCGTCGTGGCCGCTGTCAGCGTCGGCGTCGCCGCTCTTCAGCTCGGCCTGCCCTGGCAGATGGGCGAGGGCGACCGCAACCACGTCTACGACGGCGACGCCGGTTCGCAGCGCTACCAGGTCCACCTTCCTCCCCAACACGACGGGACGGCCCGACTGCCGGTCGTCATGGCGATCCACGGCTGTGCGATGACCGGCTACGGGTGGAACTCCATGAAGTCCACGACCCAGTTCAACCGCCTGGCCGACCGGGAGGGCTTCATCGTCGTCTACCCCACGCAACTGATCTCCCGCAACGTGATCGCCTGCTGGAACTCGACCGACCCCCGGGAGCAGCACCGAGACAGTGGTGAACCCGCGCTGCTCGCCGGCGTCGCCCGCCAGGTGGTCGAGAAGTACGGCGCGGATCCGGATCGGGTGCACGTGGCCGGCGCCTCGTCGGGCGCGGGGACCGCGGTCATTCTCGCCGTCACCTACCCCGACGTCTTCGCCACGGCGACCTCTGTCGCCGGCGGGGAGTACGGGCTCGACCAGGTCGACCCGAACAACCCGGACTCGACGTCGCCGCTGGACACGGCACGTCAAGCCTGGGCCCAGATGGGTGAGCGGGCCCGGCGGGTGCCGCTGCTGGTCATCCAGGGCGAGCAGGACGAGGTCGTGCCGCCCCTGGTCGCCACCCGACTCGTCGCGCACTGGACCGCCGTGGGCGACCTCGTCGACGACGGACTACCCAACAACAGCCTCGACCTGACCGAGGAGACCGTGTCCGTGCCGGCCGAAGCGGGCCGGCACGCGTACACGCATTCGACGATCACGGCACCGGACGGCTCGTCGATCGTCGAGTCGTACCGCGTCCAGGACATGGGGCACGCCTGGCCCGGCCCCGACGGCGACGGCCGCTACACCGATCACGCGGGCCCCGACGCCAGCGAGATCGTATGGCGGTTCGCCGAGCGCCACCCGATGCGGTGA
- a CDS encoding MarR family winged helix-turn-helix transcriptional regulator codes for MAEKETGRPAGTDAGTPWLNDDERAAWLANSALMISLPAALDARMQRESQLTFFEYVVLSVLSEEPERMMQMSRLAERTAASLSRLSHVVGRLEKRGLLARARIPGPGRATNAILTEAGYKVVVAAAPGHVAAVREYLIDQLEPHELTALTRIGTAVEAAVNRTSATSAP; via the coding sequence ATGGCTGAGAAGGAGACGGGCAGGCCGGCCGGGACCGACGCCGGAACGCCCTGGCTGAATGACGACGAGCGGGCAGCCTGGCTGGCCAACTCCGCGCTCATGATCAGCCTGCCGGCTGCCCTGGATGCGCGTATGCAACGCGAGTCCCAGTTGACCTTCTTCGAGTACGTGGTGCTCTCGGTCCTCTCCGAGGAGCCGGAACGCATGATGCAGATGAGCCGTCTCGCCGAACGAACGGCGGCGTCGCTGTCCCGCTTGTCGCACGTCGTCGGACGGTTGGAGAAACGGGGCCTGCTCGCGCGCGCCCGGATCCCTGGCCCCGGCAGAGCCACCAACGCGATCCTGACCGAGGCCGGTTACAAGGTTGTCGTGGCCGCGGCACCGGGACATGTCGCGGCGGTCCGCGAATACCTGATCGACCAGCTCGAACCCCACGAGCTGACCGCGTTGACGCGCATCGGCACCGCGGTCGAGGCCGCCGTCAACCGCACCTCGGCGACGTCCGCACCGTAG